A single Camelus bactrianus isolate YW-2024 breed Bactrian camel chromosome 1, ASM4877302v1, whole genome shotgun sequence DNA region contains:
- the DYNLT2B gene encoding dynein light chain Tctex-type protein 2B — protein MSVTESFSAVDGLPDTEKNPGESENTYILRPIFQQRFRPSVVKDCIHAVLKQELANAEYSPEEMPQLTKRLSENIKDKLKEMGFDRYKMVVQVVIGEQRGEGVFMAARCFWDADTDNCTHDVFMNDSLFCVVAAFGCFYY, from the exons TCGATGGGTTGCCCGATACTGAGAAGAACCCTGGGGAGTCCGAGAATACCTATATTCTGCGGCCCATTTTCCAGCAAAG GTTCAGACCCTCTGTGGTTAAAGACTGTATCCATGCTGTACTCAAGCAAGAACTGGCAAATGCTGAATACTCTCCAGAAGAAATGCCTCAGCTCACAAAACGTTTAtcagaaaatattaaagataaattaaaag aaatgGGATTTGACCGATATAAAATGGTGGTGCAAGTAGTGATTGGAGAACAAAGAGGGGAAGGAGTATT CATGGCTGCTCGCTGTTTCTGGGATGCTGACACTGACAACTGCACTCATGATGTTTTCATGAAT gacAGTTTATTCTGTGTTGTAGCGGCATTTGGCTGTTTCTACTATTAA